The Tripterygium wilfordii isolate XIE 37 chromosome 4, ASM1340144v1, whole genome shotgun sequence genome has a window encoding:
- the LOC119996580 gene encoding uncharacterized protein LOC119996580, whose translation MSFCSFLSTPQSLSLISKFKTVNGDHKPVTVSLSSRIRASADVPDFLSADWLESRKKRPFGPRLNFSAEEAIQCQLDALKYNDQPRQDYGIEVMYRFAGFDPFERSTYFGPFFDLGQFERFRRIFHHSTYRVLLSHRERKILSSLFAKENRFKQRVWIQGNRPEEEEIFEFTMVQRVGGSWDGYWLTESLLHDGDAFAGGLAY comes from the exons ATGTCGTTCTGCTCATTTCTATCGACACCACAATCCCTCTCTCTTATCTCCAAATTCAAAACTGTCAACGGCGACCACAAACCCGTCACCGTCTCCTTGAGTTCTCGCATAAGGGCTTCCGCAGATGTCCCCGATTTCCTCTCCGCCGATTG GCTTGAATCTCGCAAGAAGAGACCTTTTGGCCCAAGACTAAAT TTCAGTGCAGAAGAAGCCATTCAGTGCCAGCTCGATGCATTGAAGTATAACGATCAACCCCGTCAAGATTATGGTATCGAGGTCATGTACCGG TTTGCTGGATTTGATCCTTTTGAAAGATCCACATATTTTGGACCCTTCTTTGATTTAGGGCAG TTTGAGCGGTTTAGGAGGATTTTTCACCATTCAACCTACCGGGTGCTGCTTAGTCACCGGGAGAGAAAAATTCTGAGTAGTTTGTTTGCGAAGGAG AACCGATTTAAGCAGCGGGTTTGGATACAAGGCAATCGCCCCGAGGAAGAAGAGATATTTGAATTTACTATGGTTCAG AGGGTTGGTGGTTCGTGGGATGGTTATTGGCTTACAGAAAGTCTACTTCATGATGGAGACGCTTTTGCTGGTGGCCTGGCATATTGA
- the LOC119996581 gene encoding N-alpha-acetyltransferase 50-like, whose product MGLGREVAISLDGVRDKNVMQLKKLNTVLFPIRYNEKYYVDALASGEFTKLAYFSDICVGAIACRLEKTEGGSVRVYIMTLGVLAPYRGLGIGTRLLNHVLDLCSKQNISEIYLHVQTNNEDAINFYKKFGFDITDTIPNYYTNITPPDCYVLRKFISQSQAKK is encoded by the exons ATGGGGTTAGGGCGCGAAGTGGCGATATCGCTGGACGGAGTGAGGGATAAGAACGTGATGCAGCTCAAGAAGCTCAACACCGTTCTCTTCCCTATCCGATATAACGAAAAGTATTACGTTGATGCTCTTGCTTCTGGCGAATTCACCAAGCTGG CGTATTTTAGTGACATTTGTGTGGGTGCTATTGCATGCCGACTGGAGAAGACGGAAGGTGGGAGCGTCCGTGTTTACATCATGACATTGGGTGTTTTGGCACCATATCGCGGGCTTGGCATAG GTACAAGGCTGTTGAACCATGTTCTTGATCTATGCTCCAAACAGAACATTTCCGAGATTTACTTGCATGTGCAGACAAACAATGAAGATGCCATCAACTTTTACAAGAAATTTGGATTTGACATCACGGATACCATCCCGAACTATTACACGAATATTACCCCACCTGACTGCTATGTTCTTAGGAAGTTCATCTCGCAGTCTCAGGCAAAGAAATAA
- the LOC119996373 gene encoding V-type proton ATPase subunit c''1-like — translation MSGSAVVGDPSSWSHALVKISPYTFAAVGIAISIGVSVLGAAWGIYITGSSLIGAAIKAPRITSKNLISVIFCEAVAIYGVIVAIILQTKLESVPASQIYAPESLRAGYAIFASGIIVGFANLVCGLCVGIIGSSCALSDAQNSTLFVKILVIEIFGSALGLFGVIVGIIMSAQATWPTNV, via the exons ATGTCAGGATCTGCAGTGGTAGGAGACCCGAGCTCGTGGTCACACGCTCTGGTTAAGATATCTCCATACACTTTCGCCGCAGTCGGCATCGCCATCTCCATTGGCGTCTCTGTCCTTGGCGCTGCCTG GGGAATTTACATCACCGGAAGTAGTTTGATCGGTGCTGCCATCAAGGCTCCTCGTATTACTTCCAAAAATCTCATCAG TGTGATCTTTTGTGAAGCTGTTGCTATCTATGGGGTTATCGTGGCAATTATTCTACAAACAAAACTAGAGAGTGTTCCAGCCTCGCAGATATATGCTCCAGAGTCTCTTAGGGCAGGATATGCTATTTTCGCATCTGGGATTATTGTGGGCTTTGCAAACCTTGTCTGCGG GTTGTGTGTAGGAATAATTGGAAGCAGTTGTGCATTGTCCGATGCCCAAAACTCCACGCTTTTTGTGAAGATTCTTGTGATCGAGATTTTTGGAAGTGCACTTGGGTTATTTGGGGTCATTGTGGGAATAATCATGTCAGCTCAAGCTACATGGCCTACAAACGTGTAA
- the LOC119996189 gene encoding protein ECERIFERUM 26, giving the protein MSQLVTHICKRTVVSTKPVQPGKYYQLSVLDQVMEQNHIRIVYYYGYRAAMEAGETIKKLRESLAEMLTWFPMATGRLQRNVKGDWMIKCNDAGVRMIEARAKGSVEEWLRSVDGEKELELVHWEDINYHKPYFWSPFYVQVTEFEQGGLAIGLSCTHFLVDLTCATMFIKAWADTTLTGDMLTPPVFHELPPRRPGNMSPAHKPYTDLINHYKSCVDQSNPATDKKYATIALSFTDTMVQACIDMAQAQGASPSPFEALAGLFWVSLSNLKRAGHGLIDMSIGLDMRKVLGLDKGFFGNCMVYNKVHANPVPFKDNKLSGAAKAIGEVVAKMDNEGIMDLIEWLELNNNRSYPMNGCDLNCVSLEGLDPYSACFEQVFEPVRVSYYIEPVYGVGQVLILPSAPGEGPLSRVVLITLLEDDLNKVYGDKDIQQFSPSILMGMESSQH; this is encoded by the exons ATGTCACAATTAGTCACACACATTTGCAAACGAACTGTGGTGAGCACAAAACCAGTACAACCCGGAAAATACTACCAATTATCGGTCCTGGACCAAGTAATGGAGCAAAACCATATAAGGATTGTGTACTATTACGGCTATCGAGCTGCGATGGAAGCGGGAGAGACTATTAAGAAGCTTAGAGAGTCTCTGGCTGAAATGCTTACATGGTTTCCTATGGCGACTGGGAGGTTGCAGAGGAATGTAAAGGGGGATTGGATGATTAAGTGCAATGATGCAGGAGTTAGAATGATAGAGGCAAGAGCGAAGGGGAGTGTAGAGGAATGGTTAAGGAGTGTTGATGGAGAGAAGGAACTTGAGCTCGTTCATTGGGAGGATATTAATTACCACAAACCTTACTTTTGGTCTCCTTTCTATGTCCAG GTGACTGAATTTGAACAAGGTGGGTTAGCAATTGGCTTGAGCTGCACGCACTTTCTAGTTGACCTAACTTGTGCCACAATGTTCATCAAGGCCTGGGCCGACACAACCTTAACCGGAGACATGCTTACTCCTCCTGTCTTCCATGAATTGCCACCCAGAAGGCCCGGAAACATGAGCCCGGCCCACAAGCCCTACACTGACTTAATCAATCACTACAAATCCTGTGTCGACCAATCAAATCCAGCCACGGACAAGAAGTACGCAACCATAGCGCTATCATTCACAGACACCATGGTCCAGGCCTGCATCGATATGGCCCAAGCTCAAGGTGCAAGCCCATCTCCTTTTGAGGCTTTAGCCGGGCTCTTTTGGGTCAGCTTGAGCAACCTAAAACGGGCTGGACATGGGCTTATAGACATGTCCATAGGCTTAGATATGAGAAAAGTCCTGGGCCTGGACAAAGGGTTCTTTGGTAATTGCATGGTGTACAACAAAGTCCATGCAAATCCTGTCCCTTTCAAAGATAACAAATTATCAGGTGCGGCAAAGGCCATCGGAGAAGTGGTGGCCAAGATGGACAATGAAGGGATCATGGATTTGATCGAATGGCTAGAACTCAACAACAACCGATCATATCCCATGAACGGCTGTGATCTCAATTGTGTTAGCTTAGAAGGTTTGGATCCATATTCGGCTTGTTTCGAACAAGTGTTTGAACCGGTTCGTGTTTCGTATTACATCGAACCGGTTTATGGAGTAGGGCAAGTCTTGATTCTCCCATCAGCACCAGGTGAGGGTCCACTGAGCAGGGTTGTGTTGATCACACTTCTAGAAGATGATTTGAATAAGGTGTATGGAGATAAAGATATTCAACAATTCTCTCCAAGTATTCTGATGGGCATGGAGTCAAGTCAACATTGA
- the LOC119997459 gene encoding pleiotropic drug resistance protein 1-like → MESSGGADAFRLGSARLGSSSIWRNATMEAFSRSSREEDDEEALKWAAIERLPTYLRVRRGILAESEGQAREIDINDLGFLEKKNLLERLVKTAEEDNERFLLKLKQRIDRVGLDMPRIEVRFEHLNVEAEAHVGGRALPTILNFSINMLEGVLNFLPIFPSRKKPFPILNDISGIIKPRRMTLLLGPPSSGKTTLLLALAGKLAKDLKVSGRVTYNGHGMNDFVPQRSSAYISQYDLHIPELTVRETLNFSAKCQGVGSRYDMLTELTRREKAGNIKPDPDLDLYMKAAVLNDQPEANVVTDYFLKILGLEVCADTLVGDEMIRGISGGQKKRVTTGEMLVGPARALFMDEISTGLDSSTTYQIVNSLRQSIHILNGTALISLLQPAPETYDLFDDIILLSDGQIVYQGPRENVLEFFEYMGFKCPERKGVADFLQEVTSKKDQEQYWISRDEPYSFVTVKEFAEAFQSFHVGRRLGDELAVPFDKSKGHPAALTTNKYGVSKKELLKICMSREFLLMKRNSFFYIFKLTQLIMLASVSMTLFLRTEMHRETVTDGGIFLGALFFAVLIIMFNGYAELAMSIMKLPVFYKQRDLLFFPSWAYSLPTWILKIPITFAEVAIWVILVYYVIGFDPNIERFFRQYFLLLCINQMASGLFRFMGALGRNIIIANTLGSFALLAIMVLGGFILSKDDIKPWWIWGYWFSPMMYAQNAIAVNEYLGHSWSHVPPNETEPLGVLVLKSRAIPTGAYWYWIGVGALLGYCVLFNLLCIVALKYLNPFGSTQAVLSKEALAEKIASKAGEAVELSNRERGSESRRNVSSRTLSSRAGSFDERNHKRGMALPFEPLSITFDEIKYAVDMPKEMKVHGVTEERLELLKGVNGAFRPGVLTALMGVSGAGKTTLMDVLAGRKTGGYIEGSIKISGYPKKQETFARIAGYCEQTDIHSPHVTVYESLIYSAWLRLSPDVKSDTRKTFVEEVMDLVELTPLREALVGLPGVNGLSTEQRKRLTIAVELVANPSIIFMDEPTSGLDARAAAIVMRTVRNTVNTGRTVVCTIHQPSIDIFDAFDELFLLKRGGEEIYVGPLGHLSSHLIEYFQGIEGVPRIKDGYNPATWMLEVTSAAQEAALGVNFTEVYKNSELYRRNKALVKELSVPAPGSRDLYFPTQYSQSFFTQSKACLWKQHWSYWRNPSYTAVRFLFTTFIAILFGTIFWDLGSKKRRQQDILNALGSMYAAVLFIGVQNASSVQPVVAIERTVFYRERAAGMYSALPYAFGQVMIEIPYIFVQTIFYGVIVYAMIGFHWTVAKFFWYIFFMYFTFLYFTFYGMMTVAVTPNHNIAAIVSAAFYGLWNLFSGFLIPKTRMPGWWRWYYYLSPISWTLYGLVVSQFGDMEEDLESGERVSEFVSSYFGFDHDFLPGVAVIIFGTAVLFGFIFGLSIKVFNFQKR, encoded by the exons ATGGAGAGTAGCGGTGGTGCTGATGCATTTAGACTTGGTAGTGCACGTCTAGGGAGTTCAAGCATCTGGAGGAACGCAACAATGGAAGCTTTCTCGAGGTCTTCTCGAGAAGAAGACGACGAAGAAGCACTCAAGTGGGCTGCTATTGAGAGACTTCCGACATATTTGCGCGTAAGGAGAGGCATACTTGCTGAATCTGAGGGACAAGCAAGAGAGATTGACATTAACGATCTTGGATTCCTTGAAAAAAAGAACCTCTTGGAGAGGCTTGTCAAGACTGCAGAGGAAGATAATGAGCGATTCTTGTTGAAGCTCAAGCAACGCATTGATAG AGTTGGGCTTGATATGCCGAGGATTGAAGTCCGGTTTGAGCATTTAAATGTGGAGGCAGAAGCTCATGTGGGAGGAAGAGCATTGCCTACCATTCTCAACTTCTCTATTAATATGTTAGAA GGAGTCTTGAACTTTCTTCCCATTTTTCCAAGTCGAAAGAAACCATTTCCAATTCTAAACGATATCAGTGGAATCATCAAACCGCGAAG AATGACATTGCTCTTAGGCCCTCCAAGTTCAGGGAAGACCACGTTACTACTAGCTTTGGCTGGAAAACTTGCTAAAGATTTAAAA GTTTCTGGGAGAGTTACATATAACGGACATGGAATGAACGATTTTGTACCGCAGAGGTCATCAGCTTACATTAGTCAGTATGATCTTCACATACCAGAACTGACAGTGAGAGAAACACTGAATTTCTCTGCAAAATGTCAAGGGGTTGGATCTCGTTATG ATATGCTGACAGAACTAACAAGGAGGGAGAAAGCCGGAAATATTAAGCCTGATCCTGATCTTGATCTCTACATGAAG GCAGCAGTACTGAACGACCAGCCGGAGGCAAATGTCGTTACAGATTATTTTTTGAAG ATTTTGGGACTTGAAGTATGTGCAGATACCTTGGTGGGGGATGAAATGATAAGAGGCATCTCTGGTGGACAAAAAAAGCGAGTCACGACAG GTGAGATGCTGGTTGGACCAGCTAGAGCACTTTTCATGGATGAGATATCGACTGGTTTGGACAGCTCAACAACGTATCAGATAGTGAATTCACTGAGACAATCTATCCACATCCTCAATGGAACTGCTCTTATCTCTCTCCTTCAGCCGGCACCAGAGACATACGACCTTTTTGATGATATAATTCTCCTCTCGGATGGCCAAATCGTGTATCAAGGTCCACGTGAAAATGTTCTCGAGTTCTTTGAATACATGGGCTTCAAATGTCCAGAAAGAAAAGGAGTTGCTGACTTTTTACAAGAA GTGACATCGAAGAAAGATCAAGAGCAGTACTGGATAAGTAGAGATGAGCCTTATAGCTTTGTTACGGTAAAGGAATTTGCTGAAGCATTTCAGTCATTTCACGTTGGTCGAAGACTAGGTGATGAACTTGCTGTACCATTTGACAAGTCCAAAGGGCACCCTGCTGCTTTAACAACCAACAAGTATGGTGTCAGCAAGAAGGAATTGTTGAAAATCTGCATGTCAAGAGAATTTCTGCTTATGAAGAGAAACTCATTCTTCTACATTTTTAAATTGACCCAA CTTATCATGCTGGCTAGCGTATCAATGACACTATTTTTACGAACGGAGATGCACCGGGAGACAGTAACTGATGGAGGGATATTTCTGGGTGCACTCTTCTTTGCTGTTTTGATTATCATGTTTAATGGATACGCAGAGCTTGCCATGTCCATCATGAAACTCCCTGTCTTTTACAAGCAAAGGGACCTACTCTTCTTTCCTTCATGGGCATATTCTCTGCCCACATGGATTCTCAAGATTCCAATCACGTTTGCAGAAGTAGCCATTTGGGTGATCCTGGTTTATTATGTTATTGGCTTTGATCCAAATATTGAGAG ATTTTTCAGACAATACTTCCTACTCCTATGCATCAATCAAATGGCATCCGGATTGTTTCGATTCATGGGGGCTCTAGGAAGGAATATAATTATTGCCAACACCCTTGGATCATTTGCATTACTTGCAATTATGGTCCTGGGTGGATTCATCTTATCAAAAG ATGATATAAAGCCATGGTGGATTTGGGGTTACTGGTTCTCACCAATGATGTACGCACAGAATGCTATAGCAGTAAATGAGTATCTCGGGCATAGCTGGAGTCAT GTTCCTCCGAATGAAACAGAACCTTTAGGAGTTTTAGTCTTGAAGTCTCGCGCAATTCCTACGGGAGCATATTGGTATTGGATTGGAGTAGGAGCTTTATTAGGATATTGTGTTCTGTTCAATCTCCTCTGCATTGTTGCTCTAAAGTACTTGAATC CCTTTGGGAGCACTCAGGCAGTACTATCCAAAGAAGCCTTGGCTGAGAAGATTGCTAGCAAAGCAGGAGAGGCTGTTGAGCTATCGAATAGGG AAAGAGGGAGTGAGAGTAGAAGAAATGTTTCATCTAGGACTCTGTCATCAAGGGCAGGCAGTTTTGATGAACGTAACCATAAACGTGGGATGGCTCTTCCTTTTGAACCACTTTCCATCACTTTTGATGAGATCAAATATGCTGTAGACATGCCAAAG GAAATGAAAGTTCATGGAGTTACCGAGGAGCGTCTAGAACTTTTGAAAGGAGTGAATGGTGCTTTTAGGCCCGGTGTTTTAACAGCTCTAATGGGTGTTAGTGGTGCTGGCAAGACCACTTTGATGGATGTCCTGGCTGGAAGGAAAACTGGGGGTTATATTGAGGGAAGCATCAAAATCTCTGGGTATCCTAAGAAGCAAGAAACGTTTGCTCGCATTGCAGGTTATTGTGAGCAAACTGATATCCATTCGCCTCATGTCACAGTCTATGAATCTTTGATTTATTCTGCATGGCTTCGATTATCACCTGATGTCAAGTCTGATACCAGAaag ACGTTTGTTGAAGAAGTCATGGACCTTGTTGAGCTGACCCCTTTGAGGGAAGCACTTGTTGGATTGCCTGGAGTTAATGGCCTTTCAACCGAGCAGCGCAAGAGGCTGACAATTGCAGTTGAGCTCGTCGCTAACCCATCTATAATCTTCATGGATGAACCGACCTCAGGACTTGATGCCAGGGCAGCAGCAATAGTAATGAGGACAGTAAGGAACACGGTGAACACTGGACGAACTGTTGTCTGCACTATCCACCAGCCAAGTATAGATatatttgatgcttttgatGAG CTATTTTTGTTGAAAAGGGGAGGTGAAGAAATATATGTTGGTCCATTAGGCCACCTTTCTTCACACCTGATCGAGTATTTTCAG GGAATTGAAGGAGTTCCAAGGATTAAGGACGGATACAATCCTGCAACTTGGATGTTAGAGGTTACTTCAGCAGCACAAGAAGCAGCTCTGGGAGTCAACTTCACAGAAGTATACAAGAACTCAGAGCTATATAG GAGAAATAAAGCCTTGGTGAAGGAATTAAGTGTCCCTGCACCAGGTTCCAGGGATCTATACTTCCCAACTCAATACTCACAATCATTCTTCACACAGTCTAAGGCTTGTCTATGGAAGCAGCATTGGTCATATTGGCGAAACCCATCATACACTGCTGTCAGATTCCTATTCACAACTTTCATTGCTATACTGTTCGGGACGATATTCTGGGATTTAGGCTCCAAAAA AAGAAGGCAACAAGATATCCTCAATGCATTGGGTTCTATGTATGCTGCTGTTCTCTTCATAGGAGTACAGAATGCTTCATCAGTGCAGCCAGTGGTGGCTATTGAGAGAACTGTCTTTTATAGAGAAAGAGCTGCTGGAATGTATTCAGCATTGCCTTATGCCTTTGGACAA GTCATGATTGAGATCCCATACATTTTTGTTCAGACTATCTTCTACGGGGTCATTGTATACGCTATGATAGGGTTTCACTGGACAGTTGCCAAGTTCTTCTGGTATATCTTCTTCATGTATTTCACCTTCCTATACTTCACTTTCTATGGCATGATGACGGTGGCCGTTACTCCCAACCACAACATTGCTGCCATTGTCTCCGCCGCCTTTTACGGATTATGGAACCTTTTCTCTGGATTCCTCATTCCAAAAACA AGAATGCCAGGGTGGTGGAGATGGTACTACTACCTCTCCCCTATTTCATGGACATTGTATGGACTAGTTGTTTCACAATTTGGAGACATGGAAGAAGATTTAGAGAGTGGAGAAAGAGTTAGTGAGTTTGTTAGCTCTTACTTCGGGTTTGATCATGACTTCTTGCCAGGAGTTGCAGTCATAATCTTTGGGACTGCAGTACTCTTTGGCTTCATCTTTGGCTTGTCAATTAAAGTATTCAACTTCCAGAAAAGATAG
- the LOC119998007 gene encoding probable protein phosphatase 2C 22 isoform X2: protein MEGGKGLGSADNGSSSESGRPPNPLADAYRSCLSADRLPMPCKKSLVRLPSLTKTSEISVDAELIIHDETDFVPIVRSGACADIGVRSYMEDVYVCVDNFMHDYGNKSIIDGPSSFYGIFDGHGGKHAADFACNHLPRFIVEDEEFPQQIERVLVSAFLQTDTAFAEACSLDAALASGSTALVAVVLGRLLVVANAGDCRAVLCRRGKAVEMSRDHKPICSKERMRIEASGGSIWDGYLNGQLNVTRALGDWHMEGMKGADGGPLSAEPEVMTKELTEEDEFMIIGCDGIWDVFRSQNAVDFARRRLQEHNDPVMCSKDLVEEALKRKSWDNLSAVVVCFQSRSPPNLVAPRSRVQRSFSAEGLRELQSLLDSLKI, encoded by the exons ATGGAGGGAGGTAAAGGGTTAGGGAGTGCAGATAATGGGAGCTCGAGCGAGAGTGGTCGGCCGCCGAACCCTCTCGCCGATGCTTATAGAAGCTGTCTCAGTGCTGATCGATTGCCAATGCCATGTAAGAAGTCACTTGTTCGACTCCCTTCTCTG ACAAAGACGTCTGAGATTTCTGTTGATGCTGAACTTATAATACACGATGAAACTGATTTTGTTCCAATTGTCCGTTCTGGAGCATGTGCTGACATTGGGGTTCGTTCATACATGGAAGATGTGTATGTTTGTGTTGACAATTTTATGCACGATTATGGGAACAAGAGTATAATCGATGGGCCCAGTTCCTTCTACGGG ATATTTGATGGACATGGAGGAAAGCATGCTGCTGACTTTGCCTGCAATCATTTGCCAAGATTCATTGTGGAGGATGAAGAATTCCCTCAGCAGATTGAAAGGGTACTTGTTTCTGCGTTCTTACAAACTGATACTGCTTTTGCAGAGGCTTGCTCCTTGGATGCTGCTCTTGCCTCTGGTTCCACAGCATTAGTGGCTGTCGTTCTTGGGAG GTTGTTGGTTGTGGCTAATGCTGGAGATTGTCGAGCAGTTTTGTGTCGTCGTGGGAAGGCTGTTGAAATGTCTAGGGATCATAAGCCAATTTGCAGCAAGGAAAGGATGCGCATTGAGGCTTCTGGGGGCTCTATCTGGGATGGCTACCTTAATGGACAACTCAACGTGACTCGTGCTTTGGGAGACTGGCACATGGAAGGCATGAAGGGTGCAGATGGTGGGCCACTGAGTGCAGAACCTGAAGTTATGACTAAAGAACTCACCGAGGAAGATGAATTCATGATCATAGGGTGTGATGGGATCTGGGATGTGTTCAGGAGCCAAAATGCTGTGGATTTTGCTCGTCGAAGGCTTCAGGAACATAATGACCCTGTCATGTGCAGCAAGGATCTTGTGGAGGAAGCTTTAAAGAGAAAAAGTTGGGATAACTTATCAGCTGTTGTGGTCTGCTTCCAATCCCGGTCTCCCCCTAACCTAGTTGCTCCTCGTTCTAGAgtgcagaggagcttttctgcTGAGGGTTTAAGGGAGTTGCAAAGCTTGTTGGATAGCTTGAAGATTTGA
- the LOC119998007 gene encoding probable protein phosphatase 2C 22 isoform X1 — MEGGKGLGSADNGSSSESGRPPNPLADAYRSCLSADRLPMPCKKSLVRLPSLVKTKTSEISVDAELIIHDETDFVPIVRSGACADIGVRSYMEDVYVCVDNFMHDYGNKSIIDGPSSFYGIFDGHGGKHAADFACNHLPRFIVEDEEFPQQIERVLVSAFLQTDTAFAEACSLDAALASGSTALVAVVLGRLLVVANAGDCRAVLCRRGKAVEMSRDHKPICSKERMRIEASGGSIWDGYLNGQLNVTRALGDWHMEGMKGADGGPLSAEPEVMTKELTEEDEFMIIGCDGIWDVFRSQNAVDFARRRLQEHNDPVMCSKDLVEEALKRKSWDNLSAVVVCFQSRSPPNLVAPRSRVQRSFSAEGLRELQSLLDSLKI; from the exons ATGGAGGGAGGTAAAGGGTTAGGGAGTGCAGATAATGGGAGCTCGAGCGAGAGTGGTCGGCCGCCGAACCCTCTCGCCGATGCTTATAGAAGCTGTCTCAGTGCTGATCGATTGCCAATGCCATGTAAGAAGTCACTTGTTCGACTCCCTTCTCTG GTGAAGACAAAGACGTCTGAGATTTCTGTTGATGCTGAACTTATAATACACGATGAAACTGATTTTGTTCCAATTGTCCGTTCTGGAGCATGTGCTGACATTGGGGTTCGTTCATACATGGAAGATGTGTATGTTTGTGTTGACAATTTTATGCACGATTATGGGAACAAGAGTATAATCGATGGGCCCAGTTCCTTCTACGGG ATATTTGATGGACATGGAGGAAAGCATGCTGCTGACTTTGCCTGCAATCATTTGCCAAGATTCATTGTGGAGGATGAAGAATTCCCTCAGCAGATTGAAAGGGTACTTGTTTCTGCGTTCTTACAAACTGATACTGCTTTTGCAGAGGCTTGCTCCTTGGATGCTGCTCTTGCCTCTGGTTCCACAGCATTAGTGGCTGTCGTTCTTGGGAG GTTGTTGGTTGTGGCTAATGCTGGAGATTGTCGAGCAGTTTTGTGTCGTCGTGGGAAGGCTGTTGAAATGTCTAGGGATCATAAGCCAATTTGCAGCAAGGAAAGGATGCGCATTGAGGCTTCTGGGGGCTCTATCTGGGATGGCTACCTTAATGGACAACTCAACGTGACTCGTGCTTTGGGAGACTGGCACATGGAAGGCATGAAGGGTGCAGATGGTGGGCCACTGAGTGCAGAACCTGAAGTTATGACTAAAGAACTCACCGAGGAAGATGAATTCATGATCATAGGGTGTGATGGGATCTGGGATGTGTTCAGGAGCCAAAATGCTGTGGATTTTGCTCGTCGAAGGCTTCAGGAACATAATGACCCTGTCATGTGCAGCAAGGATCTTGTGGAGGAAGCTTTAAAGAGAAAAAGTTGGGATAACTTATCAGCTGTTGTGGTCTGCTTCCAATCCCGGTCTCCCCCTAACCTAGTTGCTCCTCGTTCTAGAgtgcagaggagcttttctgcTGAGGGTTTAAGGGAGTTGCAAAGCTTGTTGGATAGCTTGAAGATTTGA
- the LOC119997586 gene encoding uncharacterized protein LOC119997586: MPLTSTCCVKFSPPTTTSPNPPSIPKTTQVLRPSKERWRRGCIEGMACVMIGLEISNWFTAGEGHAMIAAEEMGVISQSSIVNNNVSKWSDKRRCPPWHLNSLETIVPENLPRPSAHRRWEAVGFTKNAPAVKVVVTVKRTTNCFSM, encoded by the exons ATGCCCCTGACAAGCACTTGCTGCGTCAAGTTCTCTCCTCCAACAACAACCTCTCCAAATCCTCCTTCGATTCCCAAGACTACCCAAGTCTTAAG GCCAAGTAAGGAGAGGTGGAGAAGAGGATGCATAGAGGGTATGGCTTGCGTGATGATAGGACTAGAAATCAGCAATTGGTTCACCGCCGGTGAGGGCCACGCCATGATCGCTGCCGAGGAAATGGGGGTAATTTCACAATCAAGTATTGTGAATAATAATGTGTCGAAATGGAGTGACAAAAGGAGGTGCCCGCCTTGGCATCTCAATTCATTAGAGACCATCGTTCCTGAGAATCTGCCGAGGCCGTCGGCACATCGGAGATGGGAGGCTGTTGGTTTCACCAAGAATGCTCCGGCGGTTAAAGTGGTAGTGACAGTTAAACGTACCACCAACTGTTTTTCAATGTAA